One window from the genome of Salvia miltiorrhiza cultivar Shanhuang (shh) chromosome 7, IMPLAD_Smil_shh, whole genome shotgun sequence encodes:
- the LOC130996133 gene encoding 60S ribosomal protein L17-1-like has protein sequence MVKYSREPDNITKSCKARGSDLRVHFKNTRETAHAIRKLPLGKAKRYLEDVLAHKQAIPFTRFCGGVGRTAHAKNRHSNEQGRWPVKSAMFILDLLKNAESNAEVKGLDVDALFISHIQVNQAQKQRRRTYRAHGRINPYMSSPCHIELILSEKEEPVKKEPESQLATSKPRKS, from the exons ATG GTGAAATACTCGAGAGAGCCCGATAACATCACTAAAT CTTGCAAGGCTAGGGGATCTGATCTCAGAGTTCATTTCAAG aaCACTAGGGAGACAGCGCACGCCATCAGGAAGTTGCCTTTGGGCAAGGCCAAGAGGTACTTGGAGGATGTGCTTGCCCACAAACAGGCCATACCTTTCACTCGTTTCTGTGGTGGTGTTGGGCGAACTGCTCACGCCAAGAATAGACACTCTAACGAACAAGGTCGCTGGCCAGTGAAATCTGCCATGTTCATCTTGGATTTGCTCAAGAATGCCGAAAGTAATGCTGAG GTGAAAGGTTTGGATGTGGATGCACTATTCATTTCTCACATTCAGGTTAACCAGGCCCAGAAGCAAAGGCGCCGCACATACCGTGCTCATGGAAGGATTAACC CCTACATGTCGTCACCTTGCCATATTGAGTTGATTTTGTCAGAAAAGGAAGAGCCTGTGAAAAAAGAG CCCGAGTCGCAGTTGGCGACGAGCAAACCGAGGAAGTCTTGA
- the LOC130994138 gene encoding uncharacterized protein LOC130994138, with protein sequence MGLLFHACGIIFAILLPICLSILRLLFSGHSMNWFANPFLAFLMFVPCSIVGLLVPRIIWKQFPLSQDVLALSLSREELDDEARFWGAFGFYTLLTLHYLVSGLSGGFITFFVSVSMLPAWISYCLSVKTFGQQSLRSAASYVIPLVPCLMYSIYFGGFLAVFVIEKMGMTGSHPPPYGYFVPDAIVAAIVGLVTGWCFGPCIPVIGKWLAKPPIIQVLLHGSVLALALSSQFFPYSNDAPKRVVFQHTIQTIDADQVSGVSFDFAVVDSNSLMFVFHHAPDAANALYGDKELSFDTVTQSDTQRWTGIFPINALFSRSLKFPTTNEEILKEYSKFPLVTSHISPSISTEGSRRVNLEFSLGSLKEVWVAVLNITGPLSNWSFANNIVPATVRIGNGPPSYICRLSGTGYENWTFWLEANTSERLRLDVAVVDLHLTEQTTKLKSLFPSWMDVIAFTSFLSSYTF encoded by the exons ATGG GATTATTATTCCATGCCTGTGGGATCATATTTGCCATACTTCTGCCGATCTGTTTATCTATTCTGCGGTTACTATTCTCTGGACATTCCATGAACTG GTTTGCAAATCCATTTTTGGCGTTTCTAATGTTTGTGCCATGCTCAATTGTTGGTCTGTTGGTTCCAAGAATTATTTGGAAGCAATTTCCTCTATCTCAAGATGTTTTGGCTCTTTCATTATCACGGGAG gAATTGGATGATGAAGCAAGGTTCTGGGGAGCATTTGGGTTCTATACCCTCTTGACTTTG CATTA CCTTGTATCGGGGTTGAGTGGGGGTTTCATCACATTCTTTGTATCAGTTTCTATGCTTCCAGCTTGGATCTCCTATTGTCTATCGGTAAAGACATTTGGTCAACAATCTCTCAG GTCTGCAGCATCATATGTGATCCCTTTGGTACCTTGCCTGATGTACTCTATATACTTTGGTGGATTTCTTGCTGTCTTTGTCATCGAAAAAATGGGCATGACAGGCTCTCATCCACCTCCTTATG GATATTTTGTTCCTGATGCAATAGTTGCCGCTATAGTTGGATTAGTGACAGGCTGGTGTTTTGGCCCTTGTATACCTGTTATTGGGAAATGGTTGGCAAAACCACCAATTATCCAAGTTTTGCTGCATGGAAGTGTTCTTGCGTTGGCTTTATCATCACAATTCTTTCCATATAGCAACGATGCACCAAAAAGGGTCGTTTTTCAGCATACGATTCAGACAATAG ATGCAGATCAAGTATCTGGAGTTAGTTTTGATTTTGCCGTAGTTGACTCCAATTCCCTGATGTTTGTTTTCCATCATGCACCTGACGCGGCAAATGCACTGTATGGTGATAAAGAATTAAGTTTTGACACGGTCACTCAATCAGATACTCAGAGATGGACG GGAATTTTTCCCATTAATGCTTTGTTTTCAAGAAGCCTGAAGTTTCCCACAACGAATGAAGAAATCTTGAAAGAATACTCAAAATTTCCACTTGTGACGTCTCACATATCCCCTAGCATCTCGACTGAGGGATCTCGGAGAGTCAACTTGGAGTTCTCGTTAGG TTCCTTGAAGGAGGTGTGGGTTGCAGTCCTCAACATTACAGGACCGTTATCAAATTGGTCATTTGCAAATAACATAGTTCCAG CTACTGTTAGAATTGGCAACGGGCCACCATCATACATTTGCAGACTGAGCGGCACAGGCTACGAGAATTGGACATTCTGGTTGGAG GCCAACACATCGGAACGTCTGAGGCTCGATGTTGCTGTGGTGGACCTGCATTTAACCGAGCAAACGACGAAATTGAAAAGCCTTTTTCCAAGTTGGATGGATGTCATTGCCTTCACAAGTTTCTTGTCTTCCTATACCTTTTAA
- the LOC130996137 gene encoding uncharacterized protein LOC130996137 — MGFLRDRKPINLTINFSNFTHFHVFFSGSRSISLRTLEDYKMGFIMEFAENLVLRLMEDPNERDRKARERLYERKEQCKKTLEMHRLPLRPYGFWTFERHNAQIFWDEQISNVQGRRDPYDELIEEYSK, encoded by the exons ATGGGCTTTTTGAGAGATAGAAAGCCCATTAATCTAACCATAAATTTCAGTAATTTTACTcattttcatgtttttttttcaggttctagatcaatttCCTTGAGGACTCTCGAAGATTACAAG ATGGGGTTCATAATGGAATTTGCGGAGAATTTGGTGTTGCGATTGATGGAGGATCCAAACGAGAGAGACAGGAAAGCGAGGGAGAGATTGTACGAGCGGAAGGAGCAGTGCAAGAAGACTCTGGAGATGCATCGGTTGCCCCTGCGCCCCTATGGCTTCTGGACATTTGAGCGCCACAACGCTCAGATCTTCTGGGATGAGCAGATTAGCAATGTCCAAGGCCGCCGTGACCCTTACGACGAGCTCATTGAGGAATACTCCAAATAA